In Paenibacillus durus, the DNA window TCCATTTTTCTGAGCGATGATCTGGGGGTGGACAGCCATCTGGAGATATGGTCAGGCATCGCATTCGGCATCTCGTTTCTGGCCAGCGCGCTGATTTCTCCTTTCTGGGGGTCCCTGTCCGACAAATATGGACGCAAGCCGATGCTCATACGTTCCGGCTTTAGTCTGGCCGCGCTCTATTTGGTTAATTATTTTGTTCATGATCCATATGTATTTCTTGTTGTACGGGTCCTTCAAGGACTTCTGGCCGGGTTCGTGCCGGCCTCGATCGCTTTGGTGGCGACGAATACGCCGGAGGAGAAGACGGGGTATGCGCTCGGCGTAATGTCCACCTCGGGTGCTGCCGGGAGCATCATCGGCCCGCTTATCGGCGGTGTGATCAGCTATTATTATGGGAACCGCAGCGCCTTTCTGTTCTCTGCGGCGATTGTGCTGGTGTCAGCGGTAATTGCCACCTTTTTTGTGAAAGAGCAGGTCTATGACCGGTCGGCTACTAGATCGCGGGTACGCGATGATATCAGGGAGGCCAGGAGTAACCGTGCTTTCGTATCCCTAATGGTGCTGACGGGAATCAGCAGCTTTTCCGTGATGATTCTGGAGCCGCTTATTCCTATATACATGCTGGATATGGGGATTGCGAAGAATAGTGCGTCGCTAACTTCGGGGATCGTCTTTTCATCCGTAGGCATAGCTACAGTGCTGATGGCTCCCAGGTGGGGAAAAATAGGCGGACGTAAAGGCTACGGATTCATCCTGTTTATCGGGCTTCTGGGCGGTGGAATCGGCAATATCCTGCAGTTCTTTGTTACCGGTTATGTCAAGTTCGCGCTGCTCCGGTTTGTCTATGGACTATTCTACGCCGGTGTTCTTCCTTCCATTAACGCAATGGTCGTACAGGTAACGGAGCCGGGCTTTCGGGGACGCGCTTTCGGCCTCAACCAATCGGTTTCCCAACTGGCGACGATGGCGGGACCTATCCTTGGCGGCCTGCTTGGAGCCTTCCTTCCCATTCCAGTGGTGTTCGTAATTAACGGGCTGATCCTGTTGACTGCCGCGCTGTTTGTGAAGAGACGCCAGCTTGAAGCCTGTGTTAGCGCCGCCAGGGCGGGGGAGACTCCTTCTTCCTTGTAAGGAGAGCGGACCATAGCGATGTTAGGCGCCGCCGGACGCAGGTCGCCTGGCGGCGCTTTCATATTCTTTTATTCATCTTCGCCTGTTGAGCCATTCAGCACATCCGTACCCGGCATAGCATCAAGTGAAGGGGCTGCCGGATCGACCGGGCTGCCAGCCTGAATTTCATCGGCGTCCGGAATATCCTCCAGTGGATCGATTTCGTCCTCCGAAGCCCATTCGTCATTGGCGTAATCGATAACGCCTTGAATCAGCCCGGCGACGCCGGCGGCCAGGGAAGCATCGGAATGCAGCAGCTCATCCCGGCCTGGAGCAGGACCTCCAAGTATGTGGTCCTCCCTATCGGGCGTACCGCCCTGTCCTTGTTCGGGAGCGTTCAACCCGACATCCGCTGCCAGCCTCGGATCACGGGCCAATTCTTCATTGAAATCGGAATATACGACTCTTTCGGCGGTAGAGGCGGCGCCGACCGGATCGTGGCTGGCAAAAGGAGACTCTATCGGAACGCGAACGCTGCCTGAGGCCTCTTCGCTCACACTTTGCGCGGTTTCTGTTCCCACAAGCCGGATGTCGTCCGCCGGAATATCTTGTTCCGAAGAGACGTCGCCCATTTTGACATAACGTTCATACGTAAAATCGGCTTCCGTCTTATTGAACTTGGCCATAGTACTCATCTCCTTTTGGATGGGTCGAATGACGTCTAAAAGGGTCTATATTAATTTTATACCCTTCTTAAGCCAAACGAATCCTTGAAGCAGATTTTCGCCAGCTTCTGCAGTGTATTCTTTCGTAAATTACATAAATCTATGCCTGCGGAATCGCGCCGTTTTGTATTTTTGAGCAGCATAAAGGAACAAATCGAAAAATGTCGAAAATTATAGCGTACGAAATACCTATTTTAGATAGTTGAGGTGCCACAATGAAATTGCCACTACACAAAATAGCGGCTGTAGTGTTTGTCATACTGCTGTTGGCCTCCATGATTGAGGTTGGAATTACGATGGAGCGGGGGAAACAAGAGGGCAGAGAGCTTCGAGGGTGGCAGCTGAAATGGGTGAACGCAGCAATAGGAGAAGGAGTGCATCCTCCTCACACGAAATCAGGGTGGATTGACGTATCGCCTTCGGACGATCTGCCTGAGGTTCCGGGAGTTATGACCGGGGTATGGTTCCGCACTTCTTTGCCTCCGCTCGGGAGCAATTCGGCAGCGCTGTTAAATAAGGTTTATGGAAGTGATATCAGGGCTTATGTGGACGATACGCTGGTATACGATTCGAACGGCAGGGGAAGCCGGGGCGGGGGCAAGCTTCTGATTCCGCTAACAGCGCCGCAAGCCGCCAAAGAATTGTACATCTACAGCGGAGGGGCGGACAGCCGCCTTGGCCTGGAAGGAGAGATCAAGGTTGGCAGCTACGGCAAGCTGCTGAATGTTTACTTGAAGGAAAATCTGCTGGATCTCATGATCGGCGGGTCGCTCATTTTTATGGCCGTCGTCCTGGGCGTGTGTTCGGTATTTTTGAAAAGAGAGCTGTTTGTCAACGGAATTTTGCTCATGCTGATCATGCTGTCGTCCGGGGTGCTGATGATCTACTATTCTCCCTATCTTGAAATTGTAATGGAGAATAAATACAGGTGGTTGGAGCTGTTATTCGATGCGGCGCTGTTCACACTGCTGCCGGCATTCACCTACTTTTTCGAAAAGTTATTTGGTTCGGGCCTGTTCAAAGCCGTTACCCGGCTTAGGAGGCTCCAAATGGGGTATTCGCTGTTCTGCGTGGGACTTTGCGTGCTCAATATCGCTTTGTCTTACCGCCTAGATGGTCTGTATAGAACTTTTACAGTTGATGTCGTGGGAATTCTTATGATCATTCAGTTCCTGCTTCTTCTGGGGCTTGCGATCCGTTACTCCCTTCGCGGCAATGTGGAGGCCATTATCTTCACTATCGGGTTTGCAGTGTTTGCGTTCGCGTCGCTAAGTGAGCTGTCTCTGTACTATATGTCCGGCGAGAAGTACCACCTGTACTGGTGGAAATGGGGCATGGTCGGTTTTCTTGTTTCCCTGATTGTCATCGTAGGGCGGAGATTCGCCAAGAATCATGAACAAGTGGTGGAATATTCCAAAGAGCTGGAGAAGTTCAACAACGATCTTCAGCGTTCCGAGAAAATGGAAATTATTAGCGAGCTGGCCGCCTCTGTGGCGCATGAGGTACGCAACCCGCTTCAGGTTACTAGAGGCTTCCTGCAAATTATCGGCGGAGCGCAAGACAGCAAGGAAAGGGAATACTTGCAGCTGGCGATTTCGGAGCTCGACCGGGCTTCGCATATTATCAATGATTTCCTCACATTTGCCAAGCCGGCGATGGATAAGGTGGAATGTCTGGATGTTGGAGAAGAATTGAGGCATGTCGCGGGCATTCTGCTTCCTCTGGCCCAAATTCAGGGAAGCCGGATCGAGATTCACCTGGAAGCCGGTCTGTACGTCAAGTTCAATTCTTCCAAGTTCAAGCAGGCAATGATCAATATTATCAAGAACGGCATCGAAGCCATTCAGGACAACGGGCTGGTGACCATTACTGCCGGGAAACACGGCGCTTATGTCGTTATCAGTGTCCGGGATACGGGGGAAGGTATGACGGCCAGCGAGATCGCCCGGCTGGGGGAGCCTTACTATTCCAATAAAACGAAAGGTACGGGGCTCGGATTGATGGTTACCTTCCGGCTCATAGAGGCGATGAATGGCACGATCGAGTTTCAGAGCGTCAAGGGCAAGGGGACGGAAGTAATAATCAAACTGCCTGCTGCAAAACCGTGAGTTCCGCCTGTTCAGGAAATGCTGCTAGATCTTGGCATTCCGGGAGGAGCGAAGGCATGGGGAGGAGCCGTACAAATGGACAAAGTCGAATTCGGACTAATCGGCGGAGGCTGGAGGGCGGAATTCTTTCTGCGGATAGCCGAGGCGCTGCCGGAGCGGTATGCGCCGGATGCAGCGGGCGGCAGCCGCCGGCGCTCATGTCGCTACACAAACCCAGCCTTGGGCCCAAGGCAGCCGATAAGAAACGAAAAGCGCCCTGTCCGGTATGAGCCTTTACGGCCATGATGGACAGGGCGCTTTTGTTGAACGGGCAGAAGCTTAGGCCCCGAGCTTTTAGTCCCGGGCTTCCGGTGGTCTTGGGCCATCGCTTTCGGCGGCGAGCGAGGCTTCCAGCACTTCGTACATGATTTCGGTCCTTCGCCGGATGGCAGTTGGGACGAGTATTATATCAATTTACAGGCAGCCGATAAAGGAATGGAGAGAGACGGGACTTTTGGCGGAAGGAACCGTCTTTGGGCAGAAGCGGCTCATAATCTCGCGGCGATATTCGAAGAAGACCCAAATCAGCCAAAAAGCCAGCGTCCGGAAACAGGCCCATCAAGCTTCCTAAATTGAATTTAATCATATGCCCGAGCAAATATTCGGTTAACAGCTCCTTATGCAAGTGTTGGAGACGCCATGGAACTTTAGCTTACATAAAATTCAATCTTTATTTCCAAATTATCCCCCTATACCCCATTTTTGATTGAATTAAACAGGCAAAAATAAAAAAAATATCCTTAATTTTTAAGCATGTAACCGTTATCAGGTAGAAAGGTAACTTGTTATTGTCATCTTTCTTTTGTATGATGCATTTAACACAGCGGTTTAAAGGCAGGTAAAAACTCGCATTTTCCACAAATTTGGAGAATTGGGTGGTGGGATGAATATCAGGTTATCTGCGGAAGATCGTATGATTACATTTTTCAGGTACTTATCACTATTCCTTACTTCGCTGATGTTCTTGGTAACGCGCACGGGTCCTGCCCTCGTTTATAAAATTTTGATCATCTTGGCGCTGGGCCTGCTGGCTCATGTATTTACCGCCTCTTATCGGAGTTTTCGGCACAGGCCGCATGTCGTTATGGCGTTGGTTAGCATTGAGATGCTGCTGATTCTTCTGCTGACCATAGGTACTGGCGGATACAACAACCCGTTCAAGCTGTATTCGCTTAATCCTATTTTGATTGCGGCGGGTTCCCTGTCTTATTATTTTTGTTGGAGCCTGCTGGCCAGCTATTTTGCCTTTTGTCTTGGATTTTGCTATTTTTTTTATAAATCGGCGGGCAACACATTTGCCGCTATTCTGCTGGAGAACGGAAATCTGTTCCTGGCCCTTGCGCTTACGGCGACCTTCATGCAGCTGCTTTCGAAGCTCAGACGGCAGCGGGAGGCGGCCGAGGCGCGCACGGACGAAATGCTTGAGCATATCAAATCGCTGTATCACATCGTGGAAACCTCAAGCGAGCATGATTTTATGAATATCGGCCAGGTGATTACCGACTATACCCTCAAGCTGACGAAGCTGAACAAAGCGCTGTTCTGGTTCGCAGGAAGCAGCGGGGGGCCGTCGCTTGTAAGCCGCCAGACCGGATGGCTGCCCGAGGAGGAAGAAATTCTATTCGGGGAGCTCAAGAAATATGAGCCTGAATGGCGGCGTCAGAAGGAGCCGATATTCAGGAACATTCCCGGTTTCGGGGACATGCTGCTGATGCCGGTTCGGATGAGCACCCGGTTTGTGGGCGTCATCGGGGTAAAGCTTGAAGCGCATGAGGGACTGGAGGGCCGGAAATGGTACATCCAGCAGCTGATGTTTCTGGCGGAGCTCAGTGCGATTACGCTGGAACGCCATGAGCTGAGCGTCACCGAGAACCGCCTCATTGTAACCAATGAGCAGAACCGGATTGCCGACGAAATGCATGACAGCGTCTCGCAGAGCTTGTTCGGCATCGTGTATGCGGCTCATTCCCTCAAGCAGGCCTGCCGAAAAATGACGCCCTCCCAGCTGGAGGAGCAGATTGAGCTGATCCATGATTCGGCGACCAAGGCAGCGAAAGAACTGAGGATTACCATTTACAGTTTAAGTTCCAAGAAAAGCGGCGGTCCGACCTGGCTCGGTATGGTAAGATCGCATCTGAAAAGTTTGTCGAGATTGAATGATGTCGAGATTGATTTCAAAGTGAAAGGCGACGACTTTAGCCTGCCCTACCCTTATCACAAAGCGCTGTTCCGGATAATATCCGAAGCGACCGGCAATGCCATACGTCACGGCGGCGCCGGCAATATTGAGGTTGAACTGACCTTGAAGCCAAGATGGATCGGACTGGCAATCCGCGACGATGGCGTCGGCTTCGACACCGATCTGCTGTGGACCCGTTCGGAGGAGGGCACAAGCGGACTAGGAATGAAGAATATGCAGCATTTAGCAAGTTCGCTTGGCGGTGATTTCCAGTTGTCCAGCAACGAAAATGCAGGTACCCAGATTCTAATTTCAATTCCGGTAGGCGTGGTTGAATTAAAGAACGCATAAAGAATGATAGGAGGTCTTTGCATTATGGAAATCGTCATTGTGGATGATCACCCCCTCGTTAGAAGAGGGCTGGCAGCCGTTATTTCCATGCAGCCTAATTTGAAATTTGCGGGCGAAGCAACGAACGGCGAAGAGGCTCTGCGCGTCTTTGAAGAAGTGCGCCCTGATTTGGTGCTTATCGATTTGAAGCTTGCCGACGAGTCGGGGATTGATGTGATCAAGGCTGCGCGCAGACGCGGCATCGAAAGCAAGTTCATCCTGTTGACATCGTCGGCGAGCCGGGAAGATTTCCTGAAGGCGGAGGAAGTGCTGGTCGACGGCTATGTATTGAAAGAAGCGCTCCCTGAGGAACTGCTGTTTGCCATTCAACTGGTCTATAAGGGCAGGAAGTATTACGATCCCGGCCTGATGGAAGACAAGATGAGAATGAGCGGCAAGGGTCCGACGGATGAATTGACGCCTAAAGAACGGGAAGTGCTGATCGAGCTGGGGCAGGGCGCCTGCAACCGGGAAATTGCTTCCCGGCTCTTCATCAGCGAGTTCACGGTCAAGAAGCATGTCAGTCAAATTTTGGCCAAGCTTCAGGTTGCGGACCGCACTCAGGCCGCGCTTTATGCGAACGCGGTCGGATTAACCAAATACGAGATGTCTGTCGAATAATCGGCAGGCGAAGAAAATTCCATATTTACAAGCACGGACAACTTGTCCGTGCTTTTTTTATTTTTCGGCAAATTTCGGCAGCTGCGTATCAGCACAGCTTCATGCCTTATGGTACTAAAGTATACCATGAATTGGCCTAAAGTGGAAATTTTCTTTATTCAAAAGTGAAAACGAAAGTAATGGCAGGGACCATGCCCCGAAAAATGTGGATTGTTAGAATTAAAGCAAGTTACCTGAAACTTTCAGAAGTCTTTCAAAATCCAACGGAAGGAGGCTCGCTGTGGAAAAGACGATTCTGGATTACCTGAATCTGATCAAAAAAAGGTTATGGCTCATCGTGCTGTTCGTGCTGATCTCCTGCAGCACCACCTATTATGTCAGCAAGAATTACGTCGTTCCCGTCTATTCCGCATCTGCGCAGCTGCTGGTGAACAACGCCGCTGACCTGCCGGAAGGCAATAACCTGAACAATCTGAATTTCAGTCTCAATTTGATCGGAAGTTACAAGGAAATCATTAAATCGCCGGCCATTATGGACCGTGTCGCCGCCGCACATCCGGAATTCGGGCTTACGGGAGACGCACTCAGCTCCAAAGTAGCCATCAGATCCTCGGAGGGAAGCCAGATCATCAATCTTAGTGTGGAAGATAGAAGCTACGCGAAGGCAGCCGGCATCGCCAATGCCGTATCGCAGACGTTCATTCGCACCCTGCCGGAACTGATGAATATGGACAATGTCAACTTCCTCACTCCTGCGGACCCGAAAGATGTTCCGGGACCGGTAAACGCCGGATTTACGATGAATCTGATCATCAGCTTTGTCGTATCGCTGATGGCGGCTCTGGGTATTATCCTGCTGATGGAGACGGTGAACGGCTCCCTTCGCTCCGAGAAGGAGGCGCTGCACGAGTTTGGTCTTCCGGTCATCGGAACCATTCCGGTCATCCGCAAACGCGACCTCGGCAAGGATGGAGACAACAAAGCAAGAGTAGGGGAGGGAGCGTATGCTGCGATTAAGTAACAGCCTCATCGCCGAACGAAATCCACAGTCGCATGTGTCTGAATCATTTCGTTCGCTTCGCACCTACATCCGTCAGCTCGGGCTGCTGCAGGGCGGAGGCAAATCACTGCTCTTCACATCCGGCGGTGCGGGAGAGGGAAAGACAACCGTTCTGGCCAATCTCGCCGTATCCTTTGTGCAGGACGGAAAAAAGGTCGCCGTGGTGGATTGCAACTTGCGCAGCCCTGGCCTTCATACGGTGTTCGGAGTGGAGAATGCCGAAGGGCTTGCTGACTGTCTGAGTGGCCAGAAGGAGGCGGGCAAGATCGGCGTGTACGGCAATCTTGCCAATCTTACCATTGTAACGGCAGGAGTCTCATCCGTCAGTCCTCCCGATCTGCTGGGCAACGCCAAGATGGCGGAACTGCTGGAGGAATTGAAAGGAACCCATGATCTGGTTCTGCTGGACACGCCCCCGGCTGTAGAATACAGCGATGCCCGGGTGCTTGCGCCGCTCACGGACGGTGTTATCATCATTGCCCGTTACGGCAAGTCGAAGCGGGATTCGATCCGCAAGGTCAAGACGCTGATGGAACAATCCGGGACCACCATTCTCGGTATTGCCATAAATCAAGTGAAGTAATTTCAAAGCAATGAAGTCGGCGTAAGCCAACAAACTTTACTTTTAGGAGGCATGGATGATGAAAAAAGTGAAAAAGGTAATTATTCCTGCAGCTGGACTGGGTACCCGTTTTCTTCCCGCAACTAAAGCGATGCCGAAGGAAATGCTTCCCATCATCAATAAGCCTACTATTCAGTACATTGTGGAGGAAGCGATCGCTTCTGGTATCGAGGACATTATTATCGTAACCGGTAAAGGAAAGCGGGCGATTGAAGATCATTTCGATAACGCCTTTGAGCTGGAATCGCGGCTTCTTGAGGATGGCAAGCTCGAACTGCTGCAGGAGGTACAGCGTTCTTCCAAGGTGGAAATTCACTATATCCGGCAAAAAGAACCCAAAGGACTGGGACATGCAGTCTGGTGCGCCAGACGGTTCATCGGCGACGAGCCGTTCGGCGTAATGCTCGGGGACGATATTGTAGCCGGAAAGACGCCATGCCTCAAACAGCTGATCGACCAGTATGAGGAAACGCAGAACTCGGTTATCGGCGTGCAGGAAATTCCCGACGAATTCACCAACCGGTACGGCATTATCGAGCCGGATTTGCAGGACGGCCGCCTGTACCGCGTCCATAACTTCGTCGAGAAGCCGAAGCTTGGCACCGCCCCCTCCAATCTGGCGATTATGGGCCGCTATGTGTTCACGCCGAAGATCTTTAAATATCTCGATCTGCAGGAAAAGGGCGCCGGAGGCGAAATCCAGCTGACCGACGCGATCCAGAAGCTGAATCAAAGCGAGCGGGTCTATGCCTACAATTTCGATGGAACGAGATACGATGTCGGAGAACGGCTCGGTTACATTTTGACGACGCTGGAGTTCGCTTTGGAGAACAAGGATTTGCGCTACCCTCTCATGGATGCCATGGCGGCATGGCTCAGCAAGGCGGAACAAGCCACCAGTTAACGGATTGAAACGATATACCTATATTACGGGCTAATCTTTACAAGGAGGATTGAGAGGGAAATGAGCATGCCAAAAATGCCGGATGACGCTAAGCCCATTCTGTCAAATCTTTACGTGCTGCATGCCGAACAAGCGCAGGAAGCCAATTCCTACCTGGTAGTGAAGCGGGTAATCGACATTCTTTTTTCCGCTCTGTGTCTAGTCCTGCTGCTGCCCCTGTTTGCCGTAATCGCCGTACTGATCAAACTGGATGACCCGAAAGGGAAAGTGTTCTTCCGCCAGACCCGTGTCGGCAAGGACGAGAAGCCGTTTGAGATGTACAAGTTCAGGTCCATGATCTCGAATGCCGAGGAGCTGAAGAAGAATCTCATGGCTTACAACGAGGTCAGCGGGGCGATGTTCAAGATGAAGAACGATCCCCGCATTACAAAGATAGGGAAGTTTCTGCGCAAGACAAGCATTGACGAGCTTCCCCAACTCTGGAATGTGCTGGTCGGCAATATGAGCCTGGTCGGTCCCCGGCCGCCTCTTCCCGATGAAGTGGCGCAGTACTCGGAGTACGACAAGCAGCGGCTGACTGTAACGCCGGGCTGCACGGGCTATTGGCAGGTTCACGCGCGCAACAGCGTCGGTTTTGAGGAAATGGTTCAACTGGATCTCACGTATATCCGCATGCGGAGCACAGTGCTTGACTTGAAGATTATCTTAAAGACGGGACTCATGCTTCTGGGATCGAAAAATGCTTATTAATTCAGAAATTAGGTGAATGCCCATGTTTGAGCACGGAAACGTACCCCGGCTGTCTATCATCATTTGCACCTACAATCGGGCCGGGCTGTTATCCAAAACGCTGGATTCCCTGCTCAGGCTCGAAATGCTGGACGAGGCGGAGGTCATTGTGGTTGATAACCGGTCGACCGATGATACGGCGGCCGTCGTGAAACGGTTCGTGGATCAATACGAAAATATGATCCATATGAAGTATCTTCTAGAGCCGGTCCAGGGACTGTCGGCCGCCCGCAATGCGGGCATTCTGGCAGCCAAATCGCCGCTCATAGCGTTTCTCGATGACGATGCGCTGCCTGTCCGCACATGGATTTCGACGATTGTAAACACCTTGGAAAGCAGGCCGCGCGTGATGGCCATGGGCGGCAAGGTTGCTCCTATTTTTGAAACCGGCAGGCCGAACTGGCTGATTAAGCCGTTCGAGTTCCCTTATACGATCATGGATCTGGGCAACCGGATCAAGGAGTACCCGGGCAAGTTCCACCCCTGCGGCGCCAACATGGCGATGAGGCGCGAAGTCTTTAACGTCAGCCTGTTTCCGCTGGAGCTTGGACGCAAGGGAGACTCGCTTTTGTCCGGCGAGGAAACCTGGCTGTTCGGAAAGATTCGGAAAGAAGGGCAATCCGTTCTTTATCACCCGCAGATGGCTGTGGACCACTTCGTTCCGGCAAGCCGTTTGACCGAGGCCTGGATCATGAAAAGATACTACAGTCAAGGTTTGTCCAATGCGCTTGGAAGCAGCGGCCAACTGGGCAGTCTGCCCCTTTGGGGCAAGACAGCGGCTAAAGTTCTGTATATTGCCGCCGACTCCGTATTTGCCGCGATATCCGGGAACGAAGGAAGAAAGCTGCTGAACAAATGCAGGCTGGAGAGCGTCCGCGGAACGCTTCACATGCTGCGGAATCGAAATCGGGAATCGGCGACGGGGTGAATGGATGATGATAAGCGGCCACCGGGCTTCCAAATTGTATGCTCTGCCGTATGGGATGCTGTTTCTCCTGTCGGCGTCGTTTCTAGGCGCGGCAG includes these proteins:
- a CDS encoding MFS transporter yields the protein MGNFSWKRNLAVLWIGVFFCSTSYSLSIPFMSIFLSDDLGVDSHLEIWSGIAFGISFLASALISPFWGSLSDKYGRKPMLIRSGFSLAALYLVNYFVHDPYVFLVVRVLQGLLAGFVPASIALVATNTPEEKTGYALGVMSTSGAAGSIIGPLIGGVISYYYGNRSAFLFSAAIVLVSAVIATFFVKEQVYDRSATRSRVRDDIREARSNRAFVSLMVLTGISSFSVMILEPLIPIYMLDMGIAKNSASLTSGIVFSSVGIATVLMAPRWGKIGGRKGYGFILFIGLLGGGIGNILQFFVTGYVKFALLRFVYGLFYAGVLPSINAMVVQVTEPGFRGRAFGLNQSVSQLATMAGPILGGLLGAFLPIPVVFVINGLILLTAALFVKRRQLEACVSAARAGETPSSL
- a CDS encoding sensor histidine kinase, coding for MKLPLHKIAAVVFVILLLASMIEVGITMERGKQEGRELRGWQLKWVNAAIGEGVHPPHTKSGWIDVSPSDDLPEVPGVMTGVWFRTSLPPLGSNSAALLNKVYGSDIRAYVDDTLVYDSNGRGSRGGGKLLIPLTAPQAAKELYIYSGGADSRLGLEGEIKVGSYGKLLNVYLKENLLDLMIGGSLIFMAVVLGVCSVFLKRELFVNGILLMLIMLSSGVLMIYYSPYLEIVMENKYRWLELLFDAALFTLLPAFTYFFEKLFGSGLFKAVTRLRRLQMGYSLFCVGLCVLNIALSYRLDGLYRTFTVDVVGILMIIQFLLLLGLAIRYSLRGNVEAIIFTIGFAVFAFASLSELSLYYMSGEKYHLYWWKWGMVGFLVSLIVIVGRRFAKNHEQVVEYSKELEKFNNDLQRSEKMEIISELAASVAHEVRNPLQVTRGFLQIIGGAQDSKEREYLQLAISELDRASHIINDFLTFAKPAMDKVECLDVGEELRHVAGILLPLAQIQGSRIEIHLEAGLYVKFNSSKFKQAMINIIKNGIEAIQDNGLVTITAGKHGAYVVISVRDTGEGMTASEIARLGEPYYSNKTKGTGLGLMVTFRLIEAMNGTIEFQSVKGKGTEVIIKLPAAKP
- a CDS encoding sugar transferase; this encodes MSMPKMPDDAKPILSNLYVLHAEQAQEANSYLVVKRVIDILFSALCLVLLLPLFAVIAVLIKLDDPKGKVFFRQTRVGKDEKPFEMYKFRSMISNAEELKKNLMAYNEVSGAMFKMKNDPRITKIGKFLRKTSIDELPQLWNVLVGNMSLVGPRPPLPDEVAQYSEYDKQRLTVTPGCTGYWQVHARNSVGFEEMVQLDLTYIRMRSTVLDLKIILKTGLMLLGSKNAY
- a CDS encoding CpsD/CapB family tyrosine-protein kinase; this encodes MLRLSNSLIAERNPQSHVSESFRSLRTYIRQLGLLQGGGKSLLFTSGGAGEGKTTVLANLAVSFVQDGKKVAVVDCNLRSPGLHTVFGVENAEGLADCLSGQKEAGKIGVYGNLANLTIVTAGVSSVSPPDLLGNAKMAELLEELKGTHDLVLLDTPPAVEYSDARVLAPLTDGVIIIARYGKSKRDSIRKVKTLMEQSGTTILGIAINQVK
- a CDS encoding sensor histidine kinase, whose amino-acid sequence is MNIRLSAEDRMITFFRYLSLFLTSLMFLVTRTGPALVYKILIILALGLLAHVFTASYRSFRHRPHVVMALVSIEMLLILLLTIGTGGYNNPFKLYSLNPILIAAGSLSYYFCWSLLASYFAFCLGFCYFFYKSAGNTFAAILLENGNLFLALALTATFMQLLSKLRRQREAAEARTDEMLEHIKSLYHIVETSSEHDFMNIGQVITDYTLKLTKLNKALFWFAGSSGGPSLVSRQTGWLPEEEEILFGELKKYEPEWRRQKEPIFRNIPGFGDMLLMPVRMSTRFVGVIGVKLEAHEGLEGRKWYIQQLMFLAELSAITLERHELSVTENRLIVTNEQNRIADEMHDSVSQSLFGIVYAAHSLKQACRKMTPSQLEEQIELIHDSATKAAKELRITIYSLSSKKSGGPTWLGMVRSHLKSLSRLNDVEIDFKVKGDDFSLPYPYHKALFRIISEATGNAIRHGGAGNIEVELTLKPRWIGLAIRDDGVGFDTDLLWTRSEEGTSGLGMKNMQHLASSLGGDFQLSSNENAGTQILISIPVGVVELKNA
- a CDS encoding response regulator, with product MEIVIVDDHPLVRRGLAAVISMQPNLKFAGEATNGEEALRVFEEVRPDLVLIDLKLADESGIDVIKAARRRGIESKFILLTSSASREDFLKAEEVLVDGYVLKEALPEELLFAIQLVYKGRKYYDPGLMEDKMRMSGKGPTDELTPKEREVLIELGQGACNREIASRLFISEFTVKKHVSQILAKLQVADRTQAALYANAVGLTKYEMSVE
- a CDS encoding YveK family protein; translated protein: MEKTILDYLNLIKKRLWLIVLFVLISCSTTYYVSKNYVVPVYSASAQLLVNNAADLPEGNNLNNLNFSLNLIGSYKEIIKSPAIMDRVAAAHPEFGLTGDALSSKVAIRSSEGSQIINLSVEDRSYAKAAGIANAVSQTFIRTLPELMNMDNVNFLTPADPKDVPGPVNAGFTMNLIISFVVSLMAALGIILLMETVNGSLRSEKEALHEFGLPVIGTIPVIRKRDLGKDGDNKARVGEGAYAAIK
- the galU gene encoding UTP--glucose-1-phosphate uridylyltransferase GalU, yielding MMKKVKKVIIPAAGLGTRFLPATKAMPKEMLPIINKPTIQYIVEEAIASGIEDIIIVTGKGKRAIEDHFDNAFELESRLLEDGKLELLQEVQRSSKVEIHYIRQKEPKGLGHAVWCARRFIGDEPFGVMLGDDIVAGKTPCLKQLIDQYEETQNSVIGVQEIPDEFTNRYGIIEPDLQDGRLYRVHNFVEKPKLGTAPSNLAIMGRYVFTPKIFKYLDLQEKGAGGEIQLTDAIQKLNQSERVYAYNFDGTRYDVGERLGYILTTLEFALENKDLRYPLMDAMAAWLSKAEQATS
- a CDS encoding glycosyltransferase gives rise to the protein MFEHGNVPRLSIIICTYNRAGLLSKTLDSLLRLEMLDEAEVIVVDNRSTDDTAAVVKRFVDQYENMIHMKYLLEPVQGLSAARNAGILAAKSPLIAFLDDDALPVRTWISTIVNTLESRPRVMAMGGKVAPIFETGRPNWLIKPFEFPYTIMDLGNRIKEYPGKFHPCGANMAMRREVFNVSLFPLELGRKGDSLLSGEETWLFGKIRKEGQSVLYHPQMAVDHFVPASRLTEAWIMKRYYSQGLSNALGSSGQLGSLPLWGKTAAKVLYIAADSVFAAISGNEGRKLLNKCRLESVRGTLHMLRNRNRESATG